A window of Methanolobus sediminis contains these coding sequences:
- a CDS encoding phosphotransferase codes for MKTYVNTLYPGDYFRDWLVWILGDRIRNKNCAVDVFKYSPSSHTVCRYKFRDEHYSVIAKFFGEPCGKMKRYNAYEAMTNEFNNLKRVEQFINVARPIAINSDMNYVLVTEYISGKSLFTYMESEKHLYDRLTSVAHMLRRLHDNTEGYYNKEREFANFHHVLDQLRLDHSTRQRFNELLGKWWHSSLIDRYSGCMVHRDATPCNYIFRHGVPYALDFESSWENGNAVRDLGIMCSELKNYFELNKGSGNNAEPYIGHFLWHYSRNEEDFHYVTRTLPFFMSLGLLRSARLHRRYPHYNYLLKEALECLKALK; via the coding sequence TTGAAGACCTATGTTAATACTCTTTATCCGGGAGACTATTTCAGGGACTGGCTCGTCTGGATACTTGGTGACAGGATACGCAATAAGAACTGTGCAGTTGACGTATTCAAGTATTCCCCATCCTCGCATACTGTTTGCAGATATAAGTTCAGGGATGAGCATTACAGTGTGATTGCGAAATTCTTCGGTGAACCATGTGGTAAGATGAAAAGGTACAATGCTTATGAGGCAATGACAAATGAATTCAATAACCTCAAAAGAGTGGAACAATTCATCAATGTTGCAAGACCAATAGCCATAAACAGCGACATGAATTATGTACTTGTGACGGAATACATATCAGGTAAGTCCCTTTTCACCTATATGGAAAGTGAAAAGCATCTTTATGACCGTTTGACATCAGTTGCACATATGCTTCGCAGGCTCCATGACAATACTGAAGGGTATTACAACAAGGAACGTGAATTTGCGAATTTTCATCATGTGCTCGACCAGCTTCGTCTGGACCATTCCACAAGGCAGCGTTTCAATGAACTACTGGGAAAATGGTGGCACAGCTCCCTTATAGATCGATATTCAGGATGCATGGTACACAGGGACGCAACGCCATGTAATTATATATTCAGGCATGGAGTACCTTATGCCCTGGATTTTGAAAGTTCCTGGGAGAACGGCAATGCTGTAAGGGACCTTGGGATAATGTGCTCGGAACTGAAGAATTATTTTGAACTCAATAAAGGGTCGGGAAACAATGCAGAGCCATATATCGGTCATTTCCTCTGGCATTATAGCAGGAATGAAGAGGATTTTCATTATGTGACACGTACCCTTCCTTTCTTCATGAGCCTGGGCCTGCTGAGGTCTGCAAGGTTGCATCGCCGTTATCCTCATTACAACTATCTTTTAAAGGAGGCCTTAGAATGTCTGAAAGCCCTCAAGTAA
- a CDS encoding HAD family hydrolase codes for MSESPQVKGMVFDCYHTLINIITDENSFDTYDTVSKWLKYEGVVIDALRLKDEYKNRAVAMAESSGEAYPEIKVEKVFESICRDFSIWDIDEEELAVAASRLFRSASLRKLEAYNQSIMLLEKYQDIPKCIVSNGQRVFSEPELRFLGFHQYFDHIIFSSDLGYKKPDKRLFEKALELLGLEASEVISIGDTPKNDIIPPLELGMQAMHIQDAWNEVWGEEDSMPEENEYEDD; via the coding sequence ATGTCTGAAAGCCCTCAAGTAAAGGGAATGGTATTCGATTGTTACCACACATTAATCAATATCATCACGGATGAAAACAGTTTTGATACGTACGATACGGTGAGCAAGTGGCTGAAGTATGAAGGCGTGGTCATTGATGCTCTCAGACTGAAAGATGAATACAAAAACAGGGCAGTAGCCATGGCAGAAAGTTCAGGTGAGGCTTACCCGGAAATTAAAGTTGAGAAGGTCTTTGAGTCCATATGCAGGGATTTTTCGATATGGGATATCGATGAGGAAGAACTGGCAGTAGCAGCTTCCCGTCTTTTCAGGTCGGCTTCTTTACGCAAACTGGAAGCATACAACCAAAGTATTATGCTGCTGGAGAAATACCAGGATATTCCAAAATGCATAGTTTCCAACGGACAGCGCGTATTTTCAGAGCCCGAACTGCGTTTTCTGGGTTTTCATCAGTATTTTGACCATATTATCTTCTCATCAGACCTTGGTTATAAAAAACCTGATAAACGTCTCTTTGAGAAAGCTCTGGAACTTCTGGGGCTTGAAGCCAGTGAAGTGATATCAATTGGTGATACTCCCAAAAATGACATTATACCTCCACTGGAACTTGGAATGCAGGCAATGCATATACAAGATGCATGGAATGAAGTGTGGGGCGAGGAAGATTCCATGCCTGAAGAAAATGAATATGAGGACGATTGA